Proteins encoded in a region of the Neptunomonas phycophila genome:
- a CDS encoding DJ-1/PfpI family protein, with product MSKKILFLVGDYVEDYEVMVPFQALAMVGYTVEAVCPDKQAGDSIRTAIHDFEGDQTYSEKPGHNFQLNADFDAVNTDDYVGLVVPGGRAPEYIRLNERVLEITREFAQANKPIAAVCHGAQVLTAAGIVDGRKVSAYPACAPEVRLCGGEYQDIAVDHAYTDGNIVSAPAWPAHPAWLKQFLDVLGAKITL from the coding sequence ATGTCTAAAAAAATATTATTTTTAGTGGGCGACTACGTTGAAGACTATGAAGTTATGGTGCCATTTCAAGCACTTGCCATGGTTGGCTATACCGTAGAAGCCGTCTGCCCAGACAAGCAAGCTGGCGATTCGATCAGAACCGCTATTCACGACTTTGAAGGTGACCAAACTTACAGTGAAAAGCCCGGCCACAACTTTCAGCTTAATGCAGATTTCGATGCCGTTAATACTGACGACTATGTTGGACTTGTCGTTCCCGGCGGCCGAGCACCCGAATACATCCGTTTAAATGAGCGCGTTCTTGAAATTACTCGCGAGTTTGCTCAAGCCAATAAGCCTATTGCAGCCGTGTGTCATGGAGCCCAAGTACTAACAGCCGCCGGCATTGTAGATGGCCGCAAAGTATCCGCTTACCCAGCATGCGCACCTGAAGTTCGCCTATGCGGTGGCGAATACCAAGACATTGCTGTTGACCATGCCTATACTGACGGCAACATCGTTTCAGCACCTGCATGGCCAGCCCACCCGGCTTGGTTAAAGCAGTTTTTAGACGTTTTAGGCGCCAAGATAACACTGTAA
- a CDS encoding type III pantothenate kinase has product MRLEIDVGNTFVKWRWVSDGTITKALRCLKEPFLSRIADIDEPELVLDELCDIWIGSVAGREFNEALTRALKTRWDITPLFAVSASSAAGVRNSYIEPTRMGVDRWLAMLAARHQDDGASTVVDCGSAITIDYLSAQGEHLGGYIVPGLQMMRASLLNNTANVRYDDEDLLSIEPGKHTGACVNNGTRYLLQALAGQLLEEASKSGSQLYITGGDGYLLQAQMPGALLVPDLVLDGLMWADKQ; this is encoded by the coding sequence ATGCGTCTTGAAATAGATGTGGGAAATACCTTTGTTAAATGGCGCTGGGTTTCTGACGGCACGATTACTAAAGCGCTTCGGTGTCTGAAAGAGCCCTTCTTGTCTCGTATAGCTGATATTGATGAGCCAGAATTGGTGCTTGATGAGCTTTGCGATATTTGGATAGGCTCGGTAGCCGGTCGCGAATTTAACGAAGCACTCACGCGGGCACTAAAAACACGTTGGGATATAACGCCTTTATTTGCTGTGTCAGCAAGTTCAGCAGCGGGTGTGCGCAATAGTTACATAGAGCCTACTAGGATGGGGGTTGATCGTTGGTTGGCAATGTTGGCTGCACGACATCAGGATGACGGAGCGTCTACCGTTGTTGATTGCGGAAGTGCAATTACCATTGATTATTTGAGCGCGCAGGGAGAGCACCTAGGTGGGTATATTGTTCCAGGCTTACAAATGATGCGTGCTAGCTTGTTAAATAATACCGCTAACGTTCGCTATGATGATGAAGACTTATTGAGTATTGAACCAGGGAAACATACCGGAGCCTGTGTTAATAATGGTACGCGATACTTATTGCAGGCGTTAGCTGGTCAATTGTTAGAAGAAGCGTCTAAGTCAGGTTCGCAGCTTTATATAACAGGTGGTGATGGTTATTTGCTGCAGGCGCAAATGCCGGGTGCGCTATTGGTGCCAGACCTTGTACTAGACGGACTCATGTGGGCTGATAAACAGTGA
- a CDS encoding dihydrofolate reductase, producing MRLAMIVAQSSNRVIGRDNKLPWYLPGDLKYFKQATMGKPIIMGRKTFESIGKPLPGRLNIVISRDASFTAQGIKVVMSLPEAIELAESQALIDGVDEAMIIGGAQIYALALPEVERLYITQVHADIEGDAYFPEFNRSQWTELGREDFSAQGPNPYDYSFIVYQRSK from the coding sequence ATGAGATTAGCAATGATAGTCGCACAGTCGTCTAACCGTGTGATTGGTCGAGACAATAAATTGCCGTGGTATTTGCCGGGCGATCTCAAATATTTTAAGCAAGCCACCATGGGTAAGCCGATTATTATGGGTCGTAAGACCTTTGAATCTATCGGGAAGCCATTGCCGGGGCGTCTTAATATCGTCATAAGTCGAGATGCTTCTTTTACGGCCCAGGGCATCAAAGTTGTTATGTCTTTACCTGAGGCCATTGAATTGGCCGAAAGTCAGGCGCTGATTGATGGCGTAGACGAGGCAATGATTATTGGTGGCGCTCAAATTTACGCATTAGCTTTGCCTGAAGTAGAGCGTTTGTATATTACGCAAGTACATGCGGATATAGAGGGAGATGCTTATTTTCCCGAATTTAATCGCTCGCAATGGACCGAGCTCGGCCGTGAAGACTTTTCGGCGCAAGGCCCAAACCCTTATGACTACAGCTTCATTGTTTATCAGCGGAGCAAATAA
- the birA gene encoding bifunctional biotin--[acetyl-CoA-carboxylase] ligase/biotin operon repressor BirA, translating to MVIDERLLAALSDGQFHSGQELGQHLGISRSAIWKQMKSLESLGVEIYSIRGRGYRVPGGLELLCEERIVSDCSDLVARHLRNITVQRVVDSTNTLAMRDMQQGLADAHLYLAEYQTAGKGRRGRQWVSPFARNLYFSLVWNFSHGAAALEGLSLVVGLALQQALTAMGLSGIELKWPNDLLVDSKKLAGILLEMQGDASGECQVVIGVGINVTMSDEASEGIDQPWVDLSSLSQTPISRNQLMATVLNHLIPMLEQFKVDGFAAFQDAWHACHAYQQQSVRIISGHREVVGECQGVDAQGALIIHHSDGVEHFHAGEVSVRAYHAS from the coding sequence ATGGTTATTGATGAGCGTTTATTGGCGGCGTTGTCAGATGGTCAATTTCATTCAGGGCAAGAGCTTGGTCAGCATCTAGGTATTAGCCGAAGTGCTATCTGGAAGCAAATGAAAAGCCTTGAGTCCTTAGGTGTTGAGATATACAGCATCCGTGGACGTGGGTATCGAGTGCCCGGCGGTTTAGAGCTGCTTTGCGAAGAGAGAATTGTATCCGACTGCAGCGATTTGGTGGCACGCCACCTTCGTAACATTACGGTACAGCGCGTGGTTGACTCAACCAATACGCTCGCCATGCGTGATATGCAGCAAGGGTTAGCCGATGCGCACCTATATCTGGCTGAGTATCAAACGGCGGGTAAAGGGCGGCGCGGACGCCAATGGGTCAGCCCTTTTGCTCGTAATTTATACTTTTCGTTGGTGTGGAATTTTTCTCATGGCGCTGCGGCCCTAGAAGGGCTGAGTTTGGTTGTGGGGTTGGCTCTGCAACAAGCGCTGACCGCCATGGGTTTATCAGGCATTGAGCTAAAGTGGCCAAATGACTTATTGGTAGATTCTAAAAAACTTGCGGGCATTTTGCTCGAAATGCAAGGTGATGCATCAGGTGAGTGCCAAGTAGTCATTGGTGTTGGGATCAATGTCACGATGTCAGATGAAGCAAGTGAGGGGATAGATCAACCGTGGGTGGATTTGTCTTCACTGTCACAAACACCAATCTCTCGTAATCAATTAATGGCCACTGTGCTGAATCACCTTATCCCGATGTTAGAGCAGTTCAAAGTGGACGGCTTTGCGGCATTTCAGGACGCATGGCACGCGTGTCATGCGTATCAACAGCAATCGGTTAGGATTATCTCGGGGCATCGAGAGGTGGTCGGTGAGTGTCAGGGAGTTGATGCGCAAGGAGCCTTGATCATCCATCACTCTGACGGTGTAGAGCATTTTCATGCAGGTGAAGTTAGCGTGAGAGCTTACCATGCGTCTTGA
- a CDS encoding ribbon-helix-helix domain-containing protein, which yields MCHLYSSTSPSLYETTTRSVRIEGAVTSIRLENHFWNIIDEIAESEESSTPKFLSDLYREVVIRRGETGNFASLLRVVCTVYLEKITTT from the coding sequence ATGTGCCATTTATACTCCAGCACCAGCCCAAGCTTATACGAAACAACAACTCGCTCAGTTAGAATCGAAGGCGCGGTTACAAGCATTCGCTTGGAAAATCATTTTTGGAACATCATTGATGAAATAGCTGAAAGCGAAGAGTCCAGCACTCCCAAGTTCTTGAGCGACCTATACCGTGAAGTGGTCATTCGCCGTGGGGAAACCGGTAACTTTGCTTCACTATTGCGAGTGGTTTGCACTGTCTATCTCGAAAAAATAACGACCACATGA